The Triticum urartu cultivar G1812 chromosome 5, Tu2.1, whole genome shotgun sequence genome contains the following window.
TAGCTCCGTGGGTGCTGTTCTTGCCGGCGAGGTGGTGAGTGGGAGACGCGTGAGCGGTGCAGGTTTTATAGCGTGGTGACTGGTAACTTGGAGCTGGGGGTAGGTTGGATCATGGTGAGCTGCCTGCACTCCGATTTGTAAATCATCTCATGGGTTTTTCCAGCAGCTCCAGGTGCATGCCGGAGGCGTGCAACAGCAACACCACCTGAAAACTAACAACTTGGGTCACCTTCTGACTTCCAAATCCGGTGCTTAATCTGCACCCTTTGACCAGATTTTCGACAGCACGCAAGAAATTTGCGCATGGAGAGCATGAGTGTTCATCGCAATCGCCGAAAATAAAATCACCGCGATCGCAAATTTGGATATGGCAGCAAGCAATTCTCATTCTGACAAAGCACAACGAATCTGAGCTCAACTTCCAATATATGCAGACAACTTATGGTCTCACCAATTTTGTTGAGCAGCATCCCACAAATAACTGGGAGAACAGACGCAAGCGTCGCGGTTAAATTTAAACCAGCGTTCTGGTTCTGTTCAGGAAGCACTTGAGCACACATGCTCTCACATGACACTACAGGTCCGCAGCACACAAACTAGGCAGAAGGGATTTCACTCGATAAATCATGAGTGCCCTCCGATCTAATCTATTCGCTCTTCTTGTTCCTCTTGGTGGACATCCTGCTCAGGACGCCGCTGTCGAGTTTCTGGTACTGCTCTCGGAGCAGGCCCAGGATGCTGTAGAGGAAGTCGTCGACCTGGTCCTCGTACTTCTCGTACAGCACAGGGAGCGTGTGCGCACAGACGAACCCTGTTCCAGGTGATCAGAAAATGTTTACAAGTTAATACATGCATTCGCGAAACAGGAACAGTATGTTATTTCTCGATGGCaaaaaaaaagtcagagaaatGAGAGGCTACAGCTTCTTACGGTCTTACCAATGTAAATGACAGTCAGGAAGTTGAACCAGCTCCCAGCCACAGAAGCAGCCCACAATCCGACAATTGCCTGAAATAAAACATGGCGTGACATCAAAACATCGCCTGATGATGAACAGCCACAGTATTTCCACATGCAGGATTGATTTTCTTTATACTTTCCTATTTGATGTAATGATCACCAATGACGGAATACACAAGGAACACAGTAAAGCTCTACGTACCAATACAAAATGCTTCAAGTTTCTTTCACAAGACACATCTTGAAGGAAACCAAGGAACTTGTTTACTTGGGCACCGATGGCAACAGCAATGTTCACAAACAGGTCCTCTGGCAACTTAACCCGGGGTATTTCAGAAGACCTACATTGTGATATCACATTGACAAGGCATTTTCTATTATTATTATTGCTATGTTGCTGAAAAGGACACACACTGTGCATACACTTCAAAAATTCCATACCTTGAGAAGTTGGACCAAACAAACTGAACCACCATTCCAAGAACAAGGGCAAATGAAATGATTGTCAAGAAGTGGTAATCAAGCCACTCGAAGAAAACCCAGATAGCTGTCGCGAGACCCAAAACACTGGAAGATATCTTCTTGTTCCTCCATAACAACACATCAGCAGCTACAATGACAAAAGAAAAGCATCAGAAATGCCCACAAGGAGAAAACGTAAGTAAACACATGAGCAGATAAGATGACTTACACTTTCCGCCACCCAGAACTCCATGGAGGGACCTCTGACGACCAAACATCTTGTTCTTCACATCAGCGACTGAACCAGGATCGAACCGGCCAGACCTCTGCTTAGGGAGC
Protein-coding sequences here:
- the LOC125510810 gene encoding reticulon-like protein B8 produces the protein MKMSEHSESTAEKLMGNIMDTIADRLPKQKSDNIMSNIMDTISDKLPKQRSGRFDPGSVADVKNKMFGRQRSLHGVLGGGKSADVLLWRNKKISSSVLGLATAIWVFFEWLDYHFLTIISFALVLGMVVQFVWSNFSRSSEIPRVKLPEDLFVNIAVAIGAQVNKFLGFLQDVSCERNLKHFVLAIVGLWAASVAGSWFNFLTVIYIGFVCAHTLPVLYEKYEDQVDDFLYSILGLLREQYQKLDSGVLSRMSTKRNKKSE